The following are encoded together in the Zingiber officinale cultivar Zhangliang chromosome 8A, Zo_v1.1, whole genome shotgun sequence genome:
- the LOC122010035 gene encoding 60S ribosomal protein L30 — MAPVKKSKKNAENINSRLALVMKSGKFTLGYKTVLRTLRGSKAKLIIIANNCPPLRKSEIEYYAMLAKVGVHHFSGNNVDLGTACGKYFRVCCLSIIDPGDSDIIKSIPGEQ, encoded by the exons ATGGCCCCCGTCAAGAAATCG AAGAAGAATGCCGAGAACATCAACAGCAGGCTTGCTCTTGTGATGAAGAGCGGGAAGTTCACTCTCGGCTACAAAACGGTCCTCAGAACACTTCGGGGCTCTAAAG CAAAGTTGATTATCATCGCAAACAATTGTCCCCCGCTCCGCAAGTCTGAGATTGAGTACTATGCAATGCTGGCAAAGGTCGGAGTTCATCATTTTAGTGGAA ATAATGTTGACCTTGGCACAGCATGTGGTAAATATTTCCGAGTTTGCTGCCTCAGCATCATCGATCCTG GCGATTCCGATATCATCAAGAGCATCCCTGGAGAACAGTGA